A genomic segment from Pollutimonas thiosulfatoxidans encodes:
- a CDS encoding glutathione S-transferase N-terminal domain-containing protein, whose product MMVLYSGTTCPFSQRCRFVLFEKGMDFEIRDIDLYNKPEDIAVMNPYGQVPILVERDLVLYESNIINEYIDERFPHPQLMPADPVMRARTRLFLYNFEKELFVHVSVLEDRSSTDTKAQDFARQNIRDRLAQLAPLLLKNKYMLGEEFSMLDVAVAPLLWRLDHYGIELPKNAAPIQKYAERIFSRPAYIEALTPSEKVMRR is encoded by the coding sequence ATGATGGTGCTCTATTCTGGAACGACCTGCCCGTTCTCCCAACGCTGCCGCTTTGTGCTGTTCGAAAAAGGCATGGACTTCGAGATCCGTGACATCGACCTGTACAACAAGCCAGAAGACATTGCTGTCATGAACCCCTATGGTCAAGTGCCCATTCTGGTTGAGCGTGACCTGGTGCTGTACGAGTCCAACATCATCAACGAATACATCGACGAGCGCTTTCCGCATCCCCAATTGATGCCGGCTGATCCCGTCATGCGCGCCCGCACCCGGCTGTTCTTGTACAACTTCGAGAAAGAACTGTTCGTCCACGTCTCGGTATTGGAAGACCGCAGCTCTACGGATACCAAAGCGCAAGATTTCGCGCGCCAAAATATCCGCGACCGTCTTGCACAACTTGCCCCGCTGCTGTTAAAAAACAAGTACATGCTCGGCGAAGAGTTCTCCATGCTGGACGTGGCGGTTGCACCGCTGCTATGGCGCCTGGATCACTACGGCATCGAGCTGCCCAAGAACGCTGCCCCGATCCAGAAATACGCCGAACGCATCTTTTCGCGCCCGGCTTACATCGAAGCGCTGACCCCGTCGGAAAAGGTGATGCGCCGCTAA
- the mscL gene encoding large conductance mechanosensitive channel protein MscL — protein MSKARGFLQEFQEFAVKGNMIDLAVGVIIGAAFSKIIDSLVKDIIMPIVAFVVGGEVDFTNQFWVLRAPADYAGPETYDALTKAGAVVLSWGSFLTVLINFILLAFVVFCLVKAINAARVRVARQQEVVQAEAPPPADVALLTEIRDLLQRK, from the coding sequence ATGAGCAAAGCACGAGGTTTCCTCCAGGAATTTCAAGAGTTCGCCGTAAAAGGCAACATGATAGACCTGGCAGTGGGCGTTATTATCGGCGCCGCATTCAGCAAAATCATCGACTCATTGGTCAAAGACATCATCATGCCCATCGTTGCTTTTGTTGTTGGGGGCGAAGTCGATTTCACCAATCAATTCTGGGTGTTGCGCGCGCCGGCAGACTACGCCGGGCCCGAAACCTACGACGCCTTGACCAAGGCGGGGGCAGTCGTGCTGTCGTGGGGAAGCTTCCTTACAGTACTGATCAACTTCATACTGCTGGCCTTCGTGGTGTTTTGCCTGGTCAAGGCCATTAATGCGGCACGTGTGCGGGTGGCCCGGCAACAGGAAGTGGTGCAGGCGGAGGCTCCGCCACCCGCTGATGTTGCGCTATTGACCGAGATTCGCGACCTGCTGCAAAGGAAGTAA
- a CDS encoding phosphoribosyl-ATP diphosphatase: MTDTATVLARLADTLESRLPANGGDPAASYTAKLLSRGPDAFLKKIGEEATELVMAAKDNAPDRIVAETADLWFHCMVALAHYGLRPEQVLQELARREGTSGLAEKASRPVN, encoded by the coding sequence ATGACAGACACTGCAACGGTGCTTGCCCGACTGGCAGACACCCTGGAATCACGCCTGCCCGCCAACGGAGGCGACCCCGCCGCTTCGTACACCGCCAAGCTGTTGTCGCGCGGCCCCGATGCCTTCCTGAAAAAGATCGGCGAAGAGGCCACCGAGCTGGTCATGGCGGCAAAAGACAACGCTCCAGACCGCATCGTGGCCGAAACCGCCGACCTATGGTTTCACTGTATGGTGGCCCTGGCGCACTACGGCCTGCGCCCCGAGCAGGTACTGCAAGAGCTCGCGCGTCGCGAAGGGACATCAGGGCTGGCTGAGAAAGCCAGCCGACCCGTCAACTGA
- a CDS encoding aldolase/citrate lyase family protein, protein MSLPVNRFKQAIGSGQHQLGLWVSLAHAYSAEVVAGAGFDWLVFDTEHSPNDVPTVLGQLQAAAAYPVSCIVRPSWNDQVQQKRYLDIGAQTLLIPYVQTAQEAEQAVAGMRYPPHGVRGVGGTMRASGFGRMTDYARHCQEQLCLLVQIETLEGLNNLESIAAVDGVDGIFIGPADLSASLGHPGELQHPEVQKAIEDAIGRTRACGKAPGILTFDETLARRYMDLGSLFTAVGMDVAILARATEALANRFRLAAKQ, encoded by the coding sequence ATGTCATTGCCTGTGAATCGCTTCAAACAAGCCATCGGTTCGGGTCAGCATCAACTGGGGCTATGGGTGTCGCTGGCGCATGCCTATAGCGCCGAGGTCGTCGCCGGCGCCGGTTTTGACTGGCTGGTATTCGACACGGAGCACTCCCCCAACGATGTGCCCACCGTGCTGGGGCAATTGCAGGCAGCAGCGGCTTATCCAGTGTCCTGCATCGTCCGGCCCAGCTGGAACGATCAGGTGCAGCAGAAGCGGTATCTTGATATTGGCGCCCAGACGCTATTGATTCCTTATGTTCAGACAGCCCAGGAGGCCGAACAGGCTGTTGCCGGTATGCGCTACCCGCCGCATGGAGTTCGCGGAGTGGGTGGCACCATGCGCGCCAGTGGTTTTGGCCGCATGACCGATTACGCCCGGCACTGCCAGGAGCAACTGTGCCTGCTGGTCCAGATCGAAACGCTCGAGGGGCTGAACAATTTGGAAAGTATTGCCGCTGTGGATGGCGTGGACGGCATATTCATTGGGCCCGCCGATCTTTCCGCAAGCCTGGGTCATCCCGGCGAGTTGCAGCACCCAGAGGTGCAGAAAGCGATAGAAGACGCGATCGGCCGAACGCGGGCTTGCGGCAAGGCCCCGGGCATCCTGACGTTCGACGAAACGCTGGCGCGTCGCTACATGGACCTGGGCAGCTTGTTTACGGCGGTCGGGATGGACGTGGCAATTCTGGCGCGGGCCACCGAAGCTTTGGCAAACCGATTCCGCCTTGCGGCCAAGCAATAA
- a CDS encoding Nif3-like dinuclear metal center hexameric protein, whose translation MNQVSTRELAGWLNATLQTQRFKDYCPNGLQVEGKATVSHIITGVTASQALLDAAVQANADAILVHHGWFWKNESAVVRGPKRKRLATVLAHDINLFAYHLPLDAHPTLGNNAQLGRLLGLVPDLDEAGQARTCGPDGLVWLGRCQPATTLGELSHRICNALQRQPLIVGNAQQKIETIAWCTGGAQSMLQAAIDAGADAYITGEASEPTFHMAQETGTAFLGAGHHATERYGVQALGRAIADEFGVRVDFVDIDNPI comes from the coding sequence ATGAATCAAGTTTCTACACGAGAACTCGCGGGCTGGCTTAATGCGACCTTGCAAACGCAACGCTTCAAGGATTATTGCCCCAACGGACTGCAAGTTGAAGGCAAAGCCACGGTCAGCCACATTATTACCGGAGTTACTGCGTCGCAGGCGTTACTGGACGCCGCCGTACAGGCCAATGCCGACGCCATTCTGGTGCACCACGGCTGGTTTTGGAAGAACGAAAGCGCCGTGGTGCGCGGGCCAAAACGTAAGCGCCTGGCCACGGTGCTGGCCCATGATATCAACCTATTCGCCTACCACCTGCCGCTAGATGCACACCCAACACTCGGCAACAACGCGCAACTGGGCCGTTTGCTCGGTTTGGTACCCGACCTTGACGAGGCCGGGCAAGCTCGGACCTGCGGTCCGGACGGGCTGGTATGGCTGGGCCGCTGCCAGCCCGCCACGACGCTGGGCGAACTCAGTCACAGAATTTGCAATGCCTTACAACGCCAACCCTTGATTGTCGGGAATGCACAACAAAAAATCGAGACTATCGCTTGGTGTACCGGCGGCGCCCAGAGCATGCTGCAGGCTGCGATCGACGCCGGGGCGGACGCCTACATTACTGGCGAAGCGTCGGAACCGACCTTCCACATGGCGCAAGAAACCGGCACCGCCTTCCTGGGCGCGGGGCACCATGCCACCGAGCGCTACGGCGTACAGGCCTTGGGTCGGGCCATCGCTGACGAATTCGGCGTACGCGTAGACTTCGTCGATATCGACAACCCGATCTAA
- the petA gene encoding ubiquinol-cytochrome c reductase iron-sulfur subunit, translating to MSQITTQLDDSGAVDPTLPPDPSRRFWVASACAVGGVAGVATAVPFVSSFAPSEKARAAGAPVEVDVSNIAPGQMITVEWRGKPVWIMHRTPEQLEHLGDNDAELADPDSQRPGYTPEYAVNEYRSRKPELFVCVGICTHLGCSPSPAFTPGPQPGLPSDWEGGFFCPCHGSYFDLAGRVFKNKPAPDNLEVPPYVFSADGTRITIGVDENNKA from the coding sequence ATGAGTCAGATTACGACACAGCTCGACGATTCCGGCGCGGTTGATCCCACGCTACCGCCCGATCCTTCGCGCCGTTTCTGGGTTGCTTCAGCCTGTGCAGTCGGTGGCGTCGCAGGTGTGGCCACCGCAGTTCCGTTTGTCAGTTCCTTTGCCCCCTCCGAGAAGGCGCGGGCAGCCGGCGCACCGGTCGAGGTTGATGTGTCCAATATTGCTCCGGGCCAGATGATCACCGTCGAATGGCGCGGCAAGCCCGTATGGATCATGCACCGTACGCCCGAACAGCTCGAACACCTGGGTGACAACGACGCTGAACTTGCCGACCCCGATTCGCAGCGCCCGGGCTACACCCCCGAATATGCAGTTAACGAATACCGGTCGCGCAAGCCCGAGCTCTTCGTCTGTGTAGGTATCTGCACACACTTGGGTTGCTCGCCTTCACCGGCATTCACGCCTGGGCCTCAGCCCGGGTTGCCCTCCGACTGGGAAGGTGGTTTTTTCTGCCCTTGCCACGGCTCCTACTTCGATTTGGCCGGCCGCGTTTTCAAGAACAAACCCGCGCCCGACAACCTCGAAGTTCCGCCTTATGTGTTCTCGGCCGATGGTACGCGCATCACCATTGGCGTCGACGAAAACAACAAGGCCTGA
- a CDS encoding histidine triad nucleotide-binding protein → MSDNCLFCKIARGEIPSKKVYEDEEFFAFHDINPAAPVHLLLIPKHHVVSLHDVVPEDAGWLGRMLTLAPKLAAENGCTPGPDGGFRVVANTGTEGGQEIAHLHLHIIGGPRPWAKRAAPAA, encoded by the coding sequence ATGAGTGATAATTGCCTGTTTTGCAAAATCGCCAGAGGCGAAATTCCGTCCAAGAAGGTTTACGAGGACGAAGAATTTTTTGCTTTTCACGACATAAATCCTGCCGCTCCCGTACACTTGCTGTTAATTCCAAAACACCACGTCGTGTCTTTGCACGACGTAGTACCGGAAGACGCCGGCTGGTTGGGTAGAATGTTGACCCTGGCGCCCAAGCTTGCAGCCGAGAACGGCTGCACACCGGGGCCAGACGGCGGCTTCAGGGTAGTAGCCAATACCGGCACAGAAGGCGGGCAAGAAATCGCCCACCTTCATTTACATATTATCGGGGGCCCGCGCCCCTGGGCAAAACGTGCGGCTCCAGCCGCCTGA
- a CDS encoding cytochrome c1, producing the protein MIMIKKLLGTIALSLVCAVSVAAEGGYRLDHAPDRINDMSSLQNGAKLFVNYCLGCHSANSMRYNKLTDIGLTDEQIKKNLLFTTDKIGDLMRIAMTPEDAKRWFGAPPPDLSVIARAKSTTMGPSGVDYVYTFLRTFYRDTSKVTGWDNLVFPSVGMPHVMWELQGPRSLQKVTIHEAAQADGSMQWERTTASYDAQGFSEVKSEVLKDYTGAAISEAVFTAENPRQAAAFDQDVADISNFLGWMAEPMQRERRQLGVWVLLFLSIFFVVAWRLNAAYWKNVK; encoded by the coding sequence ATGATCATGATTAAAAAGTTGCTAGGTACCATTGCTCTATCACTGGTCTGCGCGGTTTCAGTCGCTGCAGAAGGTGGGTACAGGCTAGACCACGCACCCGACCGCATCAACGATATGTCTTCCCTGCAAAACGGGGCCAAGCTCTTCGTCAACTACTGTCTGGGCTGTCATAGCGCCAACTCGATGCGCTATAACAAGCTCACCGACATCGGCCTGACTGACGAGCAGATCAAGAAAAACCTGCTGTTCACGACAGACAAGATCGGCGACCTCATGCGTATCGCCATGACACCAGAAGATGCCAAGCGCTGGTTTGGCGCGCCGCCCCCCGATTTGTCGGTGATCGCTCGCGCCAAGTCCACCACCATGGGTCCATCGGGTGTCGACTACGTCTATACCTTCCTGCGCACCTTCTACCGCGACACCTCCAAGGTCACCGGTTGGGACAACCTGGTGTTCCCAAGCGTGGGCATGCCCCACGTAATGTGGGAGCTCCAGGGCCCGCGTTCGCTGCAAAAGGTCACCATCCATGAAGCCGCCCAGGCGGATGGCAGCATGCAATGGGAGCGCACAACCGCAAGCTACGACGCCCAAGGTTTCTCTGAGGTCAAGAGCGAAGTGCTCAAGGACTACACGGGCGCCGCCATCAGCGAGGCCGTGTTCACCGCCGAGAACCCGCGCCAGGCGGCTGCCTTCGACCAAGACGTCGCTGACATCAGCAACTTCCTGGGCTGGATGGCCGAACCCATGCAACGCGAACGACGCCAGTTGGGTGTCTGGGTTCTGCTGTTCCTGTCCATCTTCTTTGTCGTCGCCTGGCGCCTGAACGCTGCCTACTGGAAAAACGTCAAGTAA
- a CDS encoding cytochrome b, translating to MAGDKTVETTGLLGWIDRRFPLTTMFKEHMSEYYAPKNFNFWYFFGSLAMLVLVIQIVTGIFLVMSYKPDAKLAFESVEYIMREVPWGWLIRYMHSTGASMFFVVVYLHMLRGLFYGSYRKPRELVWIFGVAIFLCLMAEAFFGYLLPWGQMSYWGAQVIVNLFAAIPFIGPELAIWIRGDYVVSDATLNRFFAFHVIAIPLVLIGLVVAHIIALHEVGSNNPDGVEIKQGPKDRYGRPLDGIPFHPYYSVHDIVGVAGFLIIFAAIMFFAPEMGGYFLEYNNFIPADALKTPPHIAPVWYFTPFYSMLRATTADFTWVLVAGAVIAAAALFLKGNLKGIMRIAVPVVLLIVAVLFRAIDAKFWGVVAMGGAVVILFFLPWLDYSPVKSIRYRPTWHKYLYGIFIVNFLVLGYLGTQAPNPTFNLMSQIGTVIYLGFFFLMPVWSRLGTFKQVPDRVTFQAH from the coding sequence ATGGCTGGCGACAAAACCGTCGAGACGACAGGACTTTTAGGCTGGATAGATAGGCGTTTTCCGCTTACTACCATGTTCAAAGAGCACATGTCGGAATACTATGCCCCCAAGAATTTCAATTTTTGGTATTTCTTTGGGTCGTTGGCAATGCTGGTGTTGGTCATTCAGATCGTCACCGGCATTTTCCTGGTCATGAGCTATAAGCCCGACGCCAAGCTTGCATTCGAATCTGTCGAATACATCATGCGCGAAGTGCCATGGGGCTGGCTCATCCGCTACATGCACTCCACCGGCGCCTCCATGTTCTTCGTGGTCGTGTACCTGCACATGCTGCGCGGACTGTTCTACGGTTCGTACCGCAAGCCGCGCGAGCTGGTCTGGATCTTCGGCGTTGCCATCTTCCTGTGCCTGATGGCTGAAGCCTTCTTCGGCTACCTGCTGCCATGGGGCCAGATGTCGTACTGGGGCGCTCAGGTCATTGTCAATCTGTTCGCGGCCATCCCCTTCATCGGTCCAGAACTCGCTATCTGGATTCGCGGCGACTATGTCGTATCGGACGCCACACTAAACCGCTTCTTCGCTTTCCACGTCATTGCCATTCCGTTGGTGCTGATCGGCCTGGTGGTTGCACACATCATTGCCTTGCATGAAGTAGGCTCCAACAACCCGGACGGCGTTGAAATCAAGCAAGGCCCCAAAGACCGCTACGGTCGCCCCCTGGACGGCATCCCCTTCCACCCGTATTACTCGGTGCACGACATCGTGGGTGTGGCGGGCTTCCTGATCATCTTCGCGGCGATCATGTTCTTTGCCCCCGAAATGGGCGGGTACTTCCTGGAATACAACAACTTCATCCCGGCTGACGCCCTGAAGACACCACCGCACATTGCGCCGGTGTGGTACTTCACGCCGTTTTATTCCATGCTGCGTGCCACCACGGCCGACTTCACCTGGGTGCTGGTTGCCGGGGCCGTCATCGCCGCTGCCGCCTTGTTCCTGAAGGGCAACCTGAAGGGCATCATGCGCATCGCCGTACCGGTCGTCCTGTTGATCGTTGCCGTACTGTTCCGCGCCATCGACGCCAAGTTCTGGGGTGTGGTCGCCATGGGCGGCGCTGTGGTCATCCTGTTCTTCCTGCCATGGCTCGACTATTCGCCAGTCAAGTCCATCCGCTACCGCCCTACCTGGCACAAGTATCTGTACGGTATTTTCATCGTCAACTTCCTGGTGTTGGGCTACCTCGGTACGCAGGCACCCAACCCGACGTTCAACCTCATGAGCCAAATCGGTACCGTGATCTATCTGGGCTTCTTTTTCCTGATGCCCGTCTGGAGCCGTCTGGGCACGTTCAAGCAAGTGCCCGACCGCGTCACGTTTCAAGCTCATTAA
- the tatC gene encoding twin-arginine translocase subunit TatC — protein sequence MRAVIAVVGVFIVLAIYPGPSAIYDVLAQPMLASLPTGTRMIATGVITPFMVPIKVTLLASFVVALPVVLYQAWAFIAPGLYRHEQRLALPLIASSTLLFLLGMAFCYFVVFRTVFHFIAGFAPESITPAPDIEAYVSFVMTMFIAFGVTFEVPIAVILLVKSGVVTVQKLRSARGYVIVGAFVIAAVVTPPDVVSQFMLAVPLCLLFELGVLVASALKKREALDDTEKDADDDAEVAARNE from the coding sequence ATGCGCGCGGTTATCGCCGTGGTGGGCGTCTTCATCGTGCTGGCGATCTACCCTGGCCCCTCTGCAATATACGATGTGCTCGCGCAGCCCATGCTGGCCTCGCTGCCAACAGGCACGCGCATGATCGCCACGGGCGTCATTACGCCGTTTATGGTGCCCATCAAGGTAACCCTGCTGGCCTCATTCGTGGTGGCCTTGCCGGTGGTGCTGTACCAAGCCTGGGCCTTTATCGCGCCCGGCCTGTACCGACACGAACAGCGCCTGGCACTACCACTGATCGCCTCCAGCACGCTGCTGTTCCTGCTGGGCATGGCGTTTTGTTATTTCGTGGTGTTCCGGACGGTTTTCCACTTTATTGCAGGCTTCGCACCCGAGTCGATCACACCGGCACCGGATATCGAAGCTTACGTAAGCTTCGTGATGACGATGTTCATTGCTTTCGGGGTTACGTTTGAAGTACCGATTGCGGTGATTCTGCTGGTGAAGAGCGGGGTGGTCACGGTACAGAAGCTGCGCTCGGCGCGCGGCTATGTAATCGTGGGCGCCTTTGTGATCGCCGCGGTGGTAACGCCGCCTGATGTGGTCAGCCAGTTCATGCTGGCCGTGCCCTTGTGTTTGTTGTTTGAACTGGGGGTGCTGGTGGCCAGTGCACTGAAGAAGCGGGAGGCGTTGGATGATACAGAGAAGGACGCTGACGATGATGCTGAGGTTGCTGCGCGGAATGAGTGA
- a CDS encoding ClpXP protease specificity-enhancing factor: MQESSTKPYLIRALHEWCTDNGYTPHIVVTVDANTIVPPAHIHDGQITLNIGTLATNRLTLGNDYIEFQTRFGGVTEQIFVPVGAVSAIYARETGAGMGFDVAESAPHPSDAAAGGTSTARVVADNSEAVMAGRQDSPDDDPKPPRLKVVK, translated from the coding sequence ATGCAAGAGTCATCAACGAAGCCTTACCTCATCCGAGCGCTGCACGAGTGGTGCACGGATAACGGCTATACGCCGCATATCGTAGTCACTGTGGACGCCAACACCATCGTGCCGCCAGCGCATATACACGACGGGCAGATCACGCTGAATATCGGCACGCTGGCAACCAACCGGCTAACCCTGGGCAACGACTATATCGAATTCCAAACCCGCTTCGGCGGGGTTACCGAGCAGATTTTTGTTCCCGTGGGCGCAGTGTCGGCCATTTATGCGCGCGAAACCGGCGCCGGCATGGGCTTTGACGTTGCCGAATCGGCACCCCATCCCAGCGACGCTGCGGCGGGCGGTACAAGCACGGCAAGGGTTGTTGCCGACAATTCGGAAGCGGTCATGGCCGGAAGGCAGGACTCTCCCGACGACGACCCCAAACCGCCGCGGCTGAAGGTAGTGAAGTAA
- a CDS encoding LysR family transcriptional regulator translates to MNARLHTHQLRAFLHLAELKSFTRAAAASHLSQPAFSALIRALEAEVGARLFDRSTRYVALTIEGREFLGGAQRVLNEMEAALASVRERVELKRGRVALALLPSLAAGWLPDVLAAFHAEFPDIELDVFDVLSENCIESVRSGRADIAIAATRVDTPELGAEPFQTDEFFLVARRGHPLLGRAKLKPRDLLPFDFIHLSRDSSVRQYLDAATLPLQMRTLIEVDQLATVMGMVRAGLGISVVPALTLFHFQHPDIETRLLRWPGLRRSIYLIKRRDRGLSVAADALYQRLVDARK, encoded by the coding sequence ATGAATGCCAGACTACATACCCATCAGTTACGCGCCTTTCTTCATTTGGCGGAATTGAAAAGCTTCACGCGTGCAGCAGCGGCATCGCACTTGTCACAACCTGCCTTCAGCGCCTTGATCCGTGCGCTTGAGGCAGAGGTAGGAGCACGCTTGTTTGATCGCAGCACCCGCTACGTGGCGCTAACGATTGAGGGCCGTGAGTTCCTGGGCGGCGCTCAGCGCGTGCTCAACGAAATGGAGGCCGCATTGGCCAGCGTGCGCGAGCGGGTGGAACTCAAGCGTGGACGGGTTGCGCTTGCATTGCTACCGTCATTGGCTGCAGGCTGGTTACCGGACGTGCTGGCTGCCTTTCATGCGGAGTTTCCCGATATTGAGCTCGATGTGTTCGATGTGCTGTCAGAAAATTGTATTGAGAGCGTTCGATCCGGGCGGGCGGACATAGCGATCGCGGCCACGCGGGTAGATACCCCGGAGTTGGGTGCCGAGCCGTTTCAAACAGATGAGTTTTTTCTGGTTGCCCGACGTGGGCATCCCTTGCTGGGTCGGGCCAAACTAAAGCCGCGAGACCTCTTGCCCTTCGATTTTATTCATCTATCGCGGGACAGCAGCGTGCGACAGTATCTTGATGCGGCGACTTTACCGCTGCAAATGCGCACGCTAATTGAAGTTGATCAATTGGCGACCGTAATGGGCATGGTGCGCGCCGGGCTCGGCATCAGCGTAGTGCCTGCACTGACGCTATTTCATTTTCAACATCCCGATATCGAAACACGTCTGCTGCGGTGGCCCGGCCTGCGTCGGTCCATCTACCTGATCAAAAGGCGCGATCGCGGGCTATCGGTTGCTGCCGATGCGCTCTACCAGCGGCTGGTCGATGCCAGGAAATAA
- the tatB gene encoding Sec-independent protein translocase protein TatB, with protein sequence MFDVSFSELMLIGVIALIVIGPERLPKVARTIGHLVGRAQRYVSDVKTDIQREVDLDDLNALKNQMDDAAKSVKLSLKDATGDLRKPLDEAQQALNEASASVESLVETARSETTASTSTTPAVSVSTDAGAITKAETKTETPT encoded by the coding sequence ATGTTTGACGTCAGCTTTAGCGAGCTTATGCTGATCGGCGTGATTGCGCTGATCGTCATCGGCCCAGAACGTCTGCCCAAGGTCGCCCGTACGATCGGCCACCTGGTCGGCCGTGCGCAGCGTTACGTCAGCGACGTTAAAACGGATATTCAGCGCGAGGTCGACCTGGATGACCTGAATGCGCTGAAGAACCAAATGGATGACGCAGCCAAGTCGGTCAAGCTTTCCCTGAAAGACGCCACCGGCGACTTGCGCAAACCACTGGACGAAGCTCAACAAGCCTTGAACGAAGCATCCGCCTCGGTCGAGTCACTGGTCGAGACAGCGCGCTCCGAAACCACAGCAAGCACGTCGACAACGCCCGCCGTATCAGTGAGCACCGACGCTGGCGCCATAACAAAAGCAGAAACAAAAACAGAGACGCCGACGTGA
- a CDS encoding S1C family serine protease, translating into MRRLWLLFAQTVTVCLGVLFIVATLRPDWMSSAPTPPAKPSAPAPGATAPVGQVSYAAAVAQATPSVVNIYTSKHINVPLIPLPPDPELERLFRDIPGFSRRKESTSLGSGVIVRGDGYILTNYHVIEAADTIAVALSDGRETSAELVGADPESDLAVLKIPLPDLQPISFNGEHKVQVGDVVLAIGNPFGVGQTTTMGIVSALGRNRLGINIYENFIQTDAAINPGNSGGALIDTSGRLVGINTAIYSETGGSLGIGFAIPAQAAHQILEQIIQTGTVTRGWLGIEPQDITPDLARAFHLKQTDGVIIASVLRNGPAWRAGIRVGDIILALDGEPVVDSIGFLTQIAPLPPRGEARLTILRDGKKRDIEVQIGTRPRIRKP; encoded by the coding sequence ATGCGTCGATTGTGGTTGCTATTTGCCCAAACGGTAACGGTTTGCCTGGGCGTCCTGTTTATCGTGGCAACCTTGCGCCCCGATTGGATGAGTTCCGCGCCTACGCCGCCTGCAAAACCGTCTGCACCTGCACCCGGCGCAACGGCGCCGGTGGGCCAGGTGTCGTATGCCGCCGCTGTGGCCCAGGCCACGCCCTCCGTGGTGAACATCTATACCAGCAAGCATATCAATGTACCGCTGATTCCGCTGCCGCCAGACCCGGAGCTGGAAAGGTTGTTTCGCGACATCCCGGGATTCAGTCGCCGCAAGGAATCGACCAGCCTGGGCTCGGGCGTGATCGTACGCGGCGATGGCTACATCTTGACCAACTACCATGTGATCGAGGCGGCCGACACCATAGCGGTGGCCTTGAGTGATGGCCGGGAAACTTCCGCTGAGCTGGTCGGTGCCGACCCTGAAAGCGACTTGGCGGTACTGAAGATTCCGCTGCCTGATCTGCAGCCGATTTCCTTCAATGGCGAGCACAAGGTGCAGGTAGGAGACGTGGTACTTGCCATCGGCAATCCGTTCGGTGTGGGGCAGACCACGACGATGGGGATCGTTTCGGCGCTGGGGCGCAATCGTCTGGGCATCAACATCTATGAAAACTTCATCCAGACGGATGCGGCAATCAACCCGGGCAACTCCGGCGGAGCATTGATAGACACCAGCGGTCGGCTGGTCGGCATCAATACCGCAATTTATTCGGAAACCGGCGGCTCGCTGGGCATAGGGTTCGCGATCCCGGCGCAGGCGGCGCACCAGATCCTGGAGCAGATTATCCAGACCGGGACGGTGACACGCGGTTGGTTGGGCATAGAGCCCCAGGACATCACGCCAGATCTGGCCCGGGCGTTTCACCTGAAGCAGACGGACGGCGTGATTATCGCCAGCGTTCTACGCAACGGGCCAGCCTGGCGGGCCGGCATCCGGGTCGGGGATATTATTTTGGCCCTGGATGGGGAGCCTGTGGTGGATTCGATAGGTTTCTTAACGCAGATCGCGCCTTTGCCGCCGCGAGGCGAGGCCAGGTTGACGATACTCCGGGATGGGAAGAAGCGGGATATTGAAGTTCAGATTGGGACTCGGCCGCGGATTCGGAAGCCTTGA
- the tatA gene encoding Sec-independent protein translocase subunit TatA, with product MGSFSIWHWLIVLVIVALVFGTKKLRNMGEDLGGAVKGFKKGMKDANEDKTPEAVTTERVQSDNDTIDVQAKEKTDVNP from the coding sequence ATGGGTAGCTTCAGCATTTGGCATTGGCTTATTGTTTTGGTCATTGTCGCCTTGGTGTTCGGCACCAAGAAACTGCGCAACATGGGCGAAGACCTGGGCGGAGCGGTAAAAGGCTTCAAGAAAGGAATGAAAGACGCCAACGAAGACAAAACGCCTGAAGCCGTCACCACAGAACGCGTTCAAAGCGATAACGACACGATAGACGTGCAGGCCAAAGAAAAAACCGACGTGAATCCGTAA